A genome region from Corallococcus exiguus includes the following:
- a CDS encoding DUF2381 family protein, which translates to MPSCLFVALPVLLWSTHVLAASPVGNDVVEGTLRMEVGADGVGQRPIHIGPGVSTTLLFDTDIQQDQLSLESRAQFARVSTGSSVLVLVPSNDLQGGDSLKLSIPFKDAGSALPARLSLTLVVDSRAVDRQVEVYRRVRSAESYRQEVQQLRAEIERLRQERVSSGGSVREPMGLRGLLMASTSLPGIGVDGDLVISNCRRPCSFHVERGAVFTSGPRRAVQLLLRTSDKKPWTIGKAVLVNRQGKEWQSFPPFQSGPITAESQETLVLEFDVNNAELEGYQLRVTDVDGARTVQWSGINFP; encoded by the coding sequence GTGCCCTCTTGTCTGTTCGTCGCGCTTCCGGTTCTTCTCTGGTCGACCCATGTATTGGCGGCTTCTCCCGTCGGAAACGATGTGGTGGAGGGGACGCTCCGGATGGAAGTGGGAGCGGACGGCGTGGGGCAGCGCCCCATCCACATCGGGCCTGGGGTCAGCACGACGCTCCTCTTCGATACCGACATCCAGCAGGACCAACTGAGCCTGGAGTCACGAGCACAGTTCGCACGGGTGAGCACGGGCAGTTCGGTTCTCGTGCTCGTGCCGTCCAATGATTTGCAGGGGGGGGACAGCTTGAAGCTGTCCATTCCCTTCAAGGATGCGGGCTCGGCGCTCCCCGCAAGGTTGTCTTTGACCTTGGTGGTGGATTCACGTGCCGTGGATCGGCAGGTGGAAGTCTACCGACGAGTGCGTTCCGCGGAGTCGTACCGCCAGGAAGTGCAGCAACTTCGCGCGGAGATCGAGCGCTTGCGGCAGGAACGCGTTTCCTCGGGAGGAAGCGTGCGTGAGCCGATGGGACTTCGGGGGCTCCTGATGGCCTCGACGTCGCTTCCTGGCATCGGGGTCGATGGTGACTTGGTGATCAGCAACTGCAGGCGCCCGTGCTCATTCCATGTGGAGCGAGGTGCGGTGTTCACGTCAGGCCCGCGGAGGGCCGTGCAGTTACTGCTGAGGACGTCCGACAAGAAGCCATGGACCATCGGGAAGGCCGTGCTGGTGAATCGGCAGGGTAAGGAGTGGCAATCCTTCCCGCCCTTTCAGTCCGGACCCATCACGGCCGAGTCCCAGGAGACCTTGGTCCTGGAGTTCGATGTCAACAACGCGGAGCTGGAGGGCTACCAACTGAGGGTCACAGATGTGGATGGTGCCCGGACGGTGCAGTGGAGTGGCATCAACTTCCCCTGA
- a CDS encoding serine/threonine protein kinase has protein sequence MTTPLHPDQLEVGHHVGPWRIVGTLGAGGFGRVFKVERGGNVYALKLALRPANQHASDEEDVNGRLSREVAALLACAPHPNLPRVHAVDRWPEPPDGYLFHVTDFVDGETFHEWRWRVKPSAAHLLTVYTEVVRVVADLHRRGVHHRDLKSDNLLIRRLDERPILIDLGTARIPGASTLTVGVAPASPHLLPPECVTFLREGSWKAGANFDAGIPGDLYALGALLYESLTDGYAFDPRLPYERLLPAIETVVPRAPKDINPKVPSSLSDIAMRLLSKRPEDRYSGTETLLQALWDAAKDKRHADWKVSLDVPADPDASGLDRGVVSLSQFPGSSTELAAHVREPAPSDPSSPAKAVEPKRRRRSGAVLGLGVLLLGFLIFGLARLTPDRPPPVVAPVSEKGSPFVTPTPSLPDAAVLAVASSPDAGVSAAVEPTPPEPSEVATTSVKSLRADGGVMRKIAGAAVAACVGASCAGGSANTRADQSEPCPAGAKEAMAELRTGHVVWNGLWLTDSQRYETEIREGPLLGTVHQEAAMRGALPIGTKVKGRSVFYPEVTRLLFTEATLPDGRVFPICMEYFDKRGIQVGHKKDTEGYSPDTATTRWVPNQLFGVRAVKRLNVYQEQIP, from the coding sequence ATGACCACGCCGCTCCACCCGGACCAGCTTGAAGTCGGCCACCATGTTGGCCCCTGGCGAATCGTCGGGACGCTTGGCGCGGGAGGCTTCGGCCGGGTCTTCAAGGTGGAGCGGGGCGGGAACGTCTACGCACTGAAGCTCGCGTTGCGGCCGGCGAACCAGCACGCCAGCGATGAAGAGGACGTCAACGGACGGCTCTCGCGGGAGGTGGCGGCGCTGCTCGCGTGCGCGCCGCATCCCAACCTGCCGCGCGTGCACGCCGTGGATCGCTGGCCGGAGCCACCGGACGGCTACCTCTTCCACGTCACCGACTTCGTGGACGGCGAGACGTTCCACGAGTGGCGCTGGCGGGTGAAGCCCTCCGCCGCGCACCTGCTGACCGTCTACACGGAGGTCGTGCGGGTGGTGGCGGATCTCCACCGCAGGGGCGTGCATCACCGCGACCTCAAGTCGGACAACCTGCTCATCCGCCGCCTGGACGAGCGCCCCATCCTCATCGACCTGGGCACGGCGCGCATCCCGGGGGCCTCCACGTTGACCGTGGGCGTGGCGCCCGCGTCGCCGCACCTGCTGCCGCCGGAGTGCGTGACCTTCCTGCGCGAAGGCTCCTGGAAGGCCGGCGCGAACTTCGACGCGGGCATCCCGGGTGACCTCTACGCGCTGGGCGCGCTGCTCTACGAGTCCCTGACGGACGGCTACGCCTTCGACCCGCGCCTGCCCTACGAACGGTTGCTGCCCGCCATCGAAACGGTGGTGCCGCGAGCACCGAAGGACATCAACCCCAAGGTCCCTTCCAGCCTGTCGGACATCGCGATGCGGCTGCTCTCCAAGCGCCCCGAGGATCGCTACTCGGGGACGGAGACGCTGCTGCAGGCGCTCTGGGACGCCGCGAAGGACAAGCGCCACGCGGACTGGAAGGTCTCGCTGGACGTCCCGGCGGATCCGGATGCGTCCGGGCTGGACCGGGGCGTCGTGTCGCTGTCGCAGTTCCCTGGGAGTTCCACGGAGCTGGCAGCGCATGTCCGGGAGCCAGCGCCTTCGGACCCATCCTCACCCGCGAAGGCCGTCGAGCCGAAGCGGCGCCGTCGATCCGGCGCGGTGCTTGGCCTGGGAGTACTGCTGCTCGGCTTCTTGATCTTCGGGCTGGCGCGACTGACGCCGGACCGTCCTCCACCTGTTGTCGCGCCTGTGTCTGAGAAAGGAAGTCCGTTCGTGACACCAACCCCGAGTCTTCCCGATGCCGCCGTGCTCGCGGTGGCGTCTTCCCCGGATGCGGGCGTCTCCGCTGCGGTGGAGCCGACTCCGCCCGAGCCTTCCGAGGTTGCGACAACCTCCGTGAAGTCCCTGCGAGCGGACGGCGGTGTCATGCGGAAGATCGCTGGCGCGGCCGTTGCGGCCTGCGTGGGCGCGTCGTGCGCGGGCGGCAGTGCCAACACCCGCGCTGATCAGAGCGAACCGTGCCCGGCGGGAGCCAAGGAGGCCATGGCGGAATTGAGGACCGGCCATGTCGTGTGGAACGGCCTCTGGCTGACGGACTCGCAGAGATACGAGACGGAGATCCGTGAAGGCCCCCTCCTGGGCACCGTCCATCAAGAGGCGGCGATGCGCGGTGCCTTGCCGATAGGGACAAAAGTGAAGGGCCGCTCGGTGTTCTACCCAGAAGTCACCCGTTTGCTCTTCACGGAAGCCACCCTACCTGACGGGAGGGTCTTCCCCATTTGCATGGAGTACTTCGACAAGAGGGGCATTCAAGTCGGCCACAAAAAGGACACGGAGGGCTACTCCCCGGACACCGCCACGACCCGGTGGGTCCCGAACCAGCTGTTCGGTGTGAGGGCGGTCAAACGGCTCAACGTGTACCAAGAGCAGATTCCGTAG
- a CDS encoding TfuA-like protein — translation MKRRPDDLVVFLGPSLPAAEARRIAPCTVLPPARQGDVWRALSLKPRALVLVDGVFEAQPSVWHHELLAALEAGVAVFGGGSMGALRASELSEHGVVGVGRIFGWYRDGVAVDDSEVALLHADAEHGWRPLTVPLVNVRHAAELASKSRVLGRAGAKALVDAAAGIFYQERTWPRIREAVEPAWTRPVREAWDAWFSGGVEDLKRLDAIECVRAGAEFVSRAPPMQPGVRRNPSSLVRRRRLMEDVTRVGSRAVDSGRVMELLRGAPDAEAWAEAGLRRTLLAGWARSLGLDATEEELAAEEAAWWNERKVRASRREAFLAANGLDALELRRLCEARALERLALKHASRLLPDGPSWDEALASEARMGGQWEQAARALAEADDASDEGE, via the coding sequence GTGAAGCGCCGGCCGGACGACCTGGTGGTGTTCCTGGGGCCCTCGTTGCCCGCGGCCGAGGCTCGGAGGATCGCGCCGTGCACGGTGTTGCCTCCCGCGCGGCAGGGGGACGTGTGGCGAGCGCTGTCACTCAAGCCCCGCGCGCTGGTGCTGGTGGACGGAGTCTTCGAGGCGCAGCCATCCGTCTGGCATCACGAGCTGCTCGCGGCGCTGGAGGCCGGCGTGGCCGTCTTCGGCGGAGGCAGCATGGGCGCGCTGCGCGCCTCGGAGCTGTCCGAGCACGGCGTGGTCGGCGTGGGCCGCATCTTCGGCTGGTATCGCGACGGCGTGGCGGTGGACGACTCGGAGGTGGCGCTGCTGCATGCGGACGCCGAACACGGTTGGCGTCCCCTCACGGTGCCCCTGGTGAACGTGCGGCACGCGGCGGAGCTGGCAAGCAAGTCGCGAGTGCTGGGGCGCGCGGGTGCAAAAGCCCTGGTGGACGCGGCGGCGGGCATCTTCTACCAGGAGCGCACCTGGCCCCGGATCCGCGAGGCCGTGGAGCCCGCGTGGACGCGGCCCGTGCGCGAAGCCTGGGACGCCTGGTTCTCTGGCGGAGTGGAAGACCTCAAGCGGCTGGATGCCATCGAGTGCGTGCGCGCGGGGGCGGAGTTCGTGAGCCGGGCGCCTCCGATGCAACCTGGAGTCCGGCGCAATCCTTCGTCGTTGGTGCGGCGCCGGCGCCTGATGGAGGACGTGACGCGCGTGGGCTCGCGTGCCGTGGACTCCGGGCGCGTGATGGAGCTGCTGCGCGGCGCGCCCGATGCGGAGGCCTGGGCGGAGGCGGGCCTGCGGCGGACATTGCTCGCGGGCTGGGCGCGTTCGCTGGGGCTCGACGCGACGGAGGAGGAGCTCGCAGCGGAAGAGGCCGCGTGGTGGAACGAGCGGAAGGTTCGTGCCTCGCGCCGTGAGGCCTTCCTCGCCGCGAACGGGCTGGATGCGCTGGAGCTGCGCCGCCTGTGCGAAGCCCGCGCGCTGGAGCGCCTGGCCTTGAAGCACGCGTCGCGGCTCCTTCCGGATGGTCCTTCCTGGGACGAAGCCCTGGCTTCCGAAGCCCGCATGGGAGGCCAGTGGGAACAGGCCGCCCGAGCGCTGGCGGAAGCAGACGACGCGTCCGACGAAGGCGAATAG
- a CDS encoding YcaO-like family protein → MDSVSPAFLDALARGLGVTRVARVTGLDRTGVEVACAVRPGGHVLQVCNGKGLTFDAAARGALFETAELWAAETVRPERLRWGSRMELERGGDTVWGVEELGSAGAVVAPRLAGPAVRLAWCEARTLAGAERVWVPAQGVYCPPSGTVELGPVSVAWTTNGSGAHPESEPALLHALLEATERDQLSRALPEGWSEEGVVGRMLRPEALEDGAPRTAALRDALRAQGFRAYLFDVTPAARTKGRVGLPVAAAVLVDADEGPVPLTAGYACAMDRDEALLKALLEAAQSRLTDIHGAREDVAAADRDAALGFAQALSEVRPRRGVDAMPDAVDRRAKTEAAKVRTVLSLLGGAGFTRVAGVALDAPVPGLHVWKVVVPGMRVSELL, encoded by the coding sequence ATGGATTCCGTCTCCCCCGCCTTCCTCGATGCCCTGGCCCGTGGCCTGGGAGTGACCCGGGTCGCCCGAGTCACCGGCCTGGACCGCACCGGCGTGGAGGTCGCCTGCGCGGTGCGTCCGGGTGGGCACGTGCTCCAGGTGTGTAATGGCAAGGGGCTGACCTTCGACGCCGCGGCCCGGGGCGCGCTCTTCGAGACCGCGGAGCTGTGGGCGGCGGAGACGGTGCGGCCGGAGCGGTTGCGCTGGGGCTCCCGGATGGAGCTGGAGCGGGGAGGCGACACGGTCTGGGGCGTGGAGGAGCTCGGGTCGGCGGGCGCGGTGGTGGCGCCGAGGCTCGCGGGGCCGGCGGTGCGGCTGGCGTGGTGCGAGGCACGGACGCTGGCCGGGGCCGAGCGGGTCTGGGTGCCGGCGCAGGGGGTGTACTGCCCGCCCTCGGGGACGGTGGAGCTGGGGCCGGTGTCGGTGGCGTGGACGACGAATGGCTCCGGGGCGCATCCGGAGTCGGAGCCGGCGCTGCTGCACGCGCTGCTGGAGGCCACGGAGCGGGACCAGCTGTCGCGGGCGTTGCCGGAGGGCTGGTCGGAGGAGGGCGTGGTGGGGCGGATGCTGCGGCCGGAGGCATTGGAGGACGGGGCTCCGCGAACGGCCGCGCTGCGAGACGCGCTGAGGGCCCAGGGGTTCCGGGCCTACCTCTTCGATGTGACGCCCGCGGCCCGGACGAAGGGAAGGGTGGGGCTGCCCGTGGCCGCGGCGGTGCTGGTGGACGCGGACGAGGGCCCGGTGCCGCTCACGGCCGGCTACGCCTGCGCGATGGACCGGGATGAGGCGTTGCTGAAGGCCTTGCTGGAGGCCGCGCAATCGCGGCTGACGGACATCCACGGAGCCCGTGAGGACGTGGCGGCGGCGGACCGCGATGCGGCGCTGGGGTTCGCGCAGGCCCTGTCGGAGGTTCGGCCCCGTCGTGGAGTGGACGCGATGCCGGACGCGGTGGACCGGCGCGCGAAGACCGAGGCGGCGAAGGTGCGCACGGTGTTGTCGCTGCTGGGCGGCGCGGGGTTCACAAGGGTGGCGGGCGTGGCGCTGGACGCCCCGGTGCCCGGGCTGCACGTGTGGAAGGTCGTGGTGCCGGGCATGCGCGTGTCGGAGCTCCTGTGA
- a CDS encoding peroxiredoxin, producing the protein MIAVGELAPDFAATDCHGQTVRLSELRGRRVVLFFFPRAFTVGCTIENRAFRDNHERIRELGAELVGVSVDTLTTQCDFAEQEGIHFALLGDDERRISRAWGVLWPVLNIDRRVTFIVGADGVVEHVIHHEVRVYRHLDDVLKYLQAHPTPGSNTASA; encoded by the coding sequence ATGATTGCCGTCGGAGAACTCGCACCGGACTTCGCCGCGACCGACTGCCATGGGCAGACCGTTCGATTGTCGGAGCTGCGAGGCCGGCGCGTCGTGCTCTTCTTCTTCCCCCGCGCCTTCACCGTGGGCTGCACCATCGAGAACCGGGCCTTCAGGGACAACCACGAGCGGATCCGCGAGCTGGGCGCGGAGCTCGTCGGCGTCTCCGTGGACACGCTCACCACCCAGTGCGACTTCGCCGAACAGGAGGGCATCCACTTCGCCCTCCTGGGAGACGACGAGCGGCGGATCAGCCGCGCCTGGGGCGTGCTGTGGCCGGTCCTCAACATCGACCGGCGCGTCACCTTCATCGTCGGCGCGGACGGCGTCGTCGAACACGTCATCCACCATGAGGTGCGCGTCTACCGCCACCTGGACGACGTGCTGAAGTACCTCCAGGCCCACCCCACCCCGGGCAGCAACACCGCCTCCGCCTGA
- a CDS encoding RNA polymerase sigma factor, with protein sequence MSALSDEALCGAFLAGDATAFGQLFERHRGLVFSLMRRYTVSAEDAADLTQQAFLRALEASRRVFARFTPTTPTPFRSWLVRVALNLAKNHARQGLRWRPVLVESVTDDLAEDLSEGADASLERTQQGQRVRQAVLALPRRQREVLTLRVDGGLPFKDIAETLGITENNAKVQFHHAVKRLKADVAGETQ encoded by the coding sequence GTGAGCGCTCTCTCGGATGAAGCCCTGTGTGGGGCCTTCCTCGCGGGGGACGCGACGGCGTTCGGCCAGCTCTTCGAACGGCACCGGGGCCTCGTCTTCTCGCTGATGCGCCGCTACACCGTGAGCGCGGAGGACGCGGCGGACCTGACGCAGCAGGCGTTCCTCCGGGCCCTGGAGGCGTCCCGGCGGGTGTTCGCGCGCTTCACGCCCACCACGCCCACGCCGTTCCGCTCGTGGCTGGTGCGGGTGGCGCTCAACCTGGCCAAGAACCACGCGCGCCAGGGGCTGCGGTGGCGGCCGGTGCTGGTGGAGTCGGTGACGGATGACCTGGCGGAGGACCTGAGCGAGGGCGCGGACGCGTCGCTGGAGCGCACCCAGCAGGGCCAACGGGTGCGCCAGGCGGTGCTCGCCCTGCCCCGCCGTCAGCGCGAGGTGCTGACGCTGCGGGTGGACGGTGGTCTGCCGTTCAAGGACATCGCCGAGACGCTGGGCATCACGGAGAACAACGCGAAGGTGCAGTTCCACCACGCGGTGAAACGCTTGAAGGCCGACGTGGCCGGGGAGACGCAGTGA
- a CDS encoding zf-HC2 domain-containing protein gives MGACVEYEEQASLHAAEALEGEEATRFQAHLESCAACQAEVASAREVLGLVALPPQTPVEVRAQDGLGSRTLAAWRREQTRRGMGRRALGSLAAVAAVVALMLGPSALERLKAPHPVTTPASVQSASARDDVDAETLAAFEAWAGLDPLEDDGSGYGLDEDLSWDDSDLDGDFDLGETL, from the coding sequence ATGGGTGCGTGCGTGGAATACGAGGAGCAGGCGAGCCTCCACGCCGCGGAGGCGCTGGAGGGCGAGGAGGCCACGCGCTTCCAGGCCCACCTGGAGTCCTGCGCGGCCTGTCAGGCGGAGGTGGCGTCCGCTCGCGAAGTCCTGGGCCTGGTGGCGCTGCCGCCCCAGACGCCCGTGGAGGTGCGCGCGCAAGACGGCCTGGGCTCCAGGACCCTGGCGGCGTGGCGCCGGGAGCAGACGCGCCGGGGCATGGGCCGCCGGGCGCTGGGTTCGCTCGCGGCCGTGGCGGCGGTGGTGGCGCTGATGCTGGGGCCGTCCGCGCTGGAGCGGCTCAAGGCACCCCACCCGGTGACGACGCCGGCCTCCGTGCAGTCCGCGAGCGCCCGCGACGACGTGGACGCGGAGACGCTGGCCGCCTTCGAGGCGTGGGCCGGGTTGGATCCGCTGGAGGATGACGGCTCGGGGTACGGCCTGGACGAGGACCTGTCGTGGGACGACTCCGACCTGGACGGGGACTTCGACCTGGGAGAGACACTGTGA
- a CDS encoding DUF4136 domain-containing protein has translation MRLLSRVLPVLVGLGLASCAGVDVNTNYDPAAVQRINQFHTYAWLTHPQQTKDTRINNDITNSQVTGAVDQDLQARGYQKVDASANPDFLIGWQGAIDKRLSADTVDNYWGYPWDPFWGSYYGPSQTYVREYDVGTLILDVVDAKEKKLVWRGTAQSDIGESPSAQTKSGKIEKGVNKMLKDFPPEPKEKK, from the coding sequence ATGCGTCTGCTGTCCCGTGTTCTTCCCGTGCTCGTGGGCCTGGGGCTCGCGTCCTGCGCGGGCGTCGATGTCAACACCAACTACGACCCCGCCGCCGTCCAGCGCATCAACCAGTTCCACACCTATGCGTGGCTGACGCATCCCCAGCAGACCAAGGACACGCGCATCAACAACGACATCACCAACAGCCAGGTGACCGGGGCGGTGGACCAGGACCTCCAGGCCCGCGGCTACCAGAAGGTGGACGCGAGCGCGAACCCGGACTTCCTCATCGGCTGGCAGGGCGCCATCGACAAGCGGCTGTCCGCGGATACGGTGGACAACTACTGGGGCTACCCGTGGGATCCGTTCTGGGGTTCGTACTACGGGCCCTCGCAGACGTACGTGCGCGAGTACGACGTGGGCACGCTCATCCTCGACGTGGTGGACGCGAAGGAGAAGAAGCTCGTCTGGCGCGGCACGGCCCAGTCGGACATCGGCGAAAGCCCGAGCGCCCAGACCAAAAGCGGCAAGATTGAGAAAGGCGTGAACAAGATGCTGAAGGACTTCCCGCCCGAGCCGAAGGAGAAGAAGTAG
- a CDS encoding chemotaxis protein translates to MAPALFPVRVVTVVLFAALCGGCASLEPQRSELATRVGRSDLSVAVMRTRVRDLARRFSGLIEALADDLAARSGSPHVASAMLRFKANAVPAVQSALFQPDPVAALLDTWTLLAQLEDSLPHTAVDASPELLAQAHDTLVDLESQVEAEWREVTGREDVTGARDKVHAWAAAHPLTGPLVTRESTTALLASLTDVTGGGLRSTAAGLVEETRDLTARVDLYAASLPRQARWQAELVATDALQAPTVQAALAELGRTVDLLDRVGAVAANSPALIERERRAVLAAVNAERLGLQEFVNGERQAVFADVGRERQAVVDALHAERVATLQQLDGLARGWVDHAFDRLGPLVDRVFLWLTLLAVLLGVGGLLGGLLLTRAWRRAR, encoded by the coding sequence ATGGCTCCGGCTCTCTTCCCCGTACGCGTCGTGACCGTGGTGCTGTTCGCGGCGCTGTGCGGGGGATGCGCGTCGCTGGAGCCGCAGCGCTCGGAGCTGGCCACGCGCGTGGGGCGGTCCGACCTGTCCGTGGCGGTGATGCGAACGCGGGTGCGGGACCTGGCCCGGCGCTTCTCTGGACTCATCGAAGCCCTGGCGGACGACCTGGCCGCGCGCTCCGGTTCGCCGCACGTGGCCTCGGCCATGCTGCGCTTCAAGGCCAACGCGGTGCCTGCCGTGCAGAGCGCGCTCTTCCAGCCGGATCCGGTGGCCGCCCTCCTCGACACCTGGACGCTGCTGGCCCAGCTCGAGGACTCGCTGCCTCACACGGCGGTAGACGCATCGCCGGAGTTGCTGGCGCAGGCCCATGACACGCTCGTGGACCTGGAGTCCCAGGTGGAGGCCGAGTGGCGCGAAGTGACGGGCCGCGAGGACGTGACCGGGGCGCGCGACAAGGTGCACGCCTGGGCCGCGGCTCACCCGCTGACCGGGCCGCTCGTCACGCGCGAATCCACCACGGCCCTGCTGGCCTCCCTCACGGATGTGACGGGCGGAGGCCTGCGGTCCACGGCCGCCGGCCTCGTCGAGGAAACGCGCGACCTCACCGCGCGCGTGGACCTCTACGCGGCCAGCCTGCCCCGGCAGGCGCGCTGGCAGGCGGAGTTGGTCGCGACGGATGCCCTGCAGGCTCCCACCGTCCAGGCCGCGCTGGCGGAGTTGGGGCGCACGGTGGACCTGCTGGACCGCGTGGGCGCGGTGGCCGCGAACTCGCCCGCGCTCATCGAACGCGAGCGCCGCGCGGTGCTGGCCGCGGTGAACGCCGAACGCCTGGGCCTCCAGGAGTTCGTCAACGGCGAGCGGCAGGCGGTGTTCGCGGACGTGGGACGGGAGCGGCAGGCGGTGGTGGACGCGCTGCACGCCGAGCGCGTGGCCACGCTCCAGCAACTGGATGGGCTGGCGCGCGGCTGGGTGGACCACGCGTTCGACCGGCTGGGCCCGCTGGTGGACCGCGTGTTCCTCTGGCTCACGCTGCTGGCCGTGCTGCTGGGCGTGGGTGGCCTCCTGGGAGGCCTGCTGCTCACGCGGGCGTGGCGGCGCGCTCGCTGA
- a CDS encoding glutathione peroxidase: protein MRTSLLFTVATVLSLSTVASAADKTEKKTMSFHQLSANRLDGKPEKLSDFQGKVALVVNTASECGYTPQYKGLQALFDSYKDKGVVVLGFPSNDFGGQEPGTSEQIAKFCELRFKVSFPMFEKVKTKGEGQSPIYAFLAKDHGEPKWNFHKYVVGKDGQVKAAFPSSVTPDSPELKAAIDKALAEK from the coding sequence ATGAGAACTTCCCTGCTGTTCACCGTCGCGACGGTGCTCTCCCTCTCCACGGTGGCCTCCGCCGCGGACAAGACCGAGAAGAAAACCATGTCCTTCCACCAGCTCTCCGCCAACCGGCTCGACGGCAAGCCCGAGAAGCTGTCGGACTTCCAGGGCAAGGTCGCCCTCGTCGTGAACACCGCGTCCGAGTGCGGCTACACGCCGCAGTACAAGGGCCTCCAGGCGCTCTTCGACAGCTACAAGGACAAGGGCGTGGTCGTCCTGGGCTTCCCGTCCAACGACTTCGGCGGCCAGGAGCCGGGCACCTCCGAGCAGATCGCCAAGTTCTGCGAGCTGCGCTTCAAGGTCTCCTTCCCCATGTTCGAGAAGGTGAAGACGAAGGGTGAGGGTCAGTCCCCCATCTACGCGTTCCTCGCCAAGGACCACGGCGAGCCCAAGTGGAACTTCCACAAGTACGTGGTGGGCAAGGACGGCCAGGTGAAGGCCGCGTTCCCCAGCAGCGTCACGCCGGACAGCCCGGAGCTGAAGGCCGCCATCGACAAGGCGCTCGCGGAGAAGTGA